TCATCGAGGACTTATACGGTTTGCGTCCGCCATTTTGTTTATGAAAAGGACATACAGTACATTTGGATGAGATcgattatattatatactttaataCAGTTCTTCTATGTGCCCAAACATGCTTGGCGATTCCTAATCAATCATTTACAGTTTCCTGAATCGTACAGAAGCTAGGCTCATAATTAGCAGCATTAAATTTCGTTAAAgtctatatatctatacaGAAAAATCTAGATCACGtatcaagaacaaagaaacagaCCAGGAGGCTTTGAGATAACCACAACCGCGGGATTAGGTGGGTTAGTCAATCGGATCGAAGGTATTAGCTAGAGAATACTTTTTGGTGGGTGTGATTCCCGACTGATAGAGGGTATCTGGTCGGAAGCATACTCGGGCCAGAAGACCTCTGGATTCCTTGGTCAGCTGCATCGGATTGGCAGCTGTTAGCGGCGTTGATCACAGGACGTGACTCGTTTATCCGTCATTCATGCTGTCGTTCACGTGATGGTAGTGGATCGTCCATTAACATCCTGTCGAGCCGACTTTCGTGGATGAAATGGAGGTAAAAGAGCCGACATGTGAGCTCTTGCTTACTGTCGGTGCTCGTCGGAGCTAAGATGATAGTCTTAAATCTCCGGAGTTACTTAAATGGCGGGGTACTGGTAGGAACCAGCTTCTTATAATGATGGGTCTGTCTTCCATGATCCTGTCACGATAATTAGTATTGGCACCAAAACAAGGACAAGAGTGTAGTTAGGTACCTTCGAAGTCGTGCTTGACGAAGGCCATTGGATCATCGTAGTCGCCTGCGCCCATTTGCATAACGCCAGGGCTGAAGCTCGTAATGGGTAGAACTACCACGTCGCCGACCTTTCTCCAATCTTTTTGGTTCGAGAAATCCTCATAGGTAATGTTGTGGTTTGAATCGGGTTCGATGTTGAAGTAGTCTGGGTCGTTGAAATACCTGAAGATAGCGTCTGTCCATGCGCCCGGTCCGGTGAACTCCACGATTGTCTTATCCATCTTGCCGACCTTTAAGATTCCAGCCTTCTTCATCCGTAGTGTTTCCTCCGTGATGTAGGCCACGATGTCGCGAAGGATGGGATGTCCCGGTTTGGACTGAATGGTCCATTGACAGAATTGGAGTCTCCGGGAATACCATTCATGCCAGTCCGGACGGTCAGGATCCGCCTCGATGCCGACCACGAATCCAATGGTGGACAGGTCGTAGGTCGAGGGCAACCAATCGGCAGCCGGCTTCAGAGCACTGGTGTCGATGTCGCTATAGATTCCGCCACGGGCCAGCAGGATCAAGTATCTGAAGAAGTCGGCTTTCAGGACGGGCAAGGGCAACGACTCGTAGGCTTCAAACACGTCGGGAAGAGAGCTGTATAGGTATTTGATGAGGTAACCCTGGGTGTCGTCTGGAACCACCTGGTGGACGAAGCCGGGGTGGAGCTCAGTCCAACTTGCCTCCGCACCGCGCAGCTCTTGGCCGAACCACACTGAGTCGGGGGTATATTTCCATGTCTGCCAGATGTATGCGGGGAATTTCTTATCAAGATCGTAGGGGAAATGGTAGCGTAACCGTTCGCGCAAGGGTGCGCTCGGGGAGGGTTTGAgtggctgttgctgtggtATCGcctcttttttttgtccTGACAAGTGCTCTTCCGTTACTTCATTAGTGTTGTAGGCGACCTCATCGGGGAGGTGTGCCGGCGCAGGGGGCGAGGGGGAGGAAGCCGAATGGGAAGACCTTAGGAGGACGACGAAGGTGATCAGGAAGAGGGCCGCAATGAGCGACTTTCGGTAGGTGAGCATGGTGGGAGGGGGCTGTCGAAGATGCTTGACGTAGGTTGATCGACAGAGAATTGCGATTCACTGGCACGTATGCGAGGGAGTTTAACAGACGCCACGATCTTCTCCGCAGACTCCGCCGACGATCAGTGAATGACAGCGACTTTGAGATGCGGCGACAACCAGTGGGATTCGGTATAGATCTCAATTTGCATCCCACTCAATGGTCATTGAAATCGCGCATATCTGCACTTTTTTTCACAGCTGATAAAATATGCAAAAGACCGCCGAATTACAGGTAGGAAATC
This DNA window, taken from Aspergillus flavus chromosome 5, complete sequence, encodes the following:
- a CDS encoding alpha-1,6-mannosyltransferase subunit is translated as MLTYRKSLIAALFLITFVVLLRSSHSASSPSPPAPAHLPDEVAYNTNEVTEEHLSGQKKEAIPQQQPLKPSPSAPLRERLRYHFPYDLDKKFPAYIWQTWKYTPDSVWFGQELRGAEASWTELHPGFVHQVVPDDTQGYLIKYLYSSLPDVFEAYESLPLPVLKADFFRYLILLARGGIYSDIDTSALKPAADWLPSTYDLSTIGFVVGIEADPDRPDWHEWYSRRLQFCQWTIQSKPGHPILRDIVAYITEETLRMKKAGILKVGKMDKTIVEFTGPGAWTDAIFRYFNDPDYFNIEPDSNHNITYEDFSNQKDWRKVGDVVVLPITSFSPGVMQMGAGDYDDPMAFVKHDFEGSWKTDPSL